The genomic DNA TTGTGCATGATCCAATAAAGACCTGATTGATAGGTTTCCCAGCAACCTCAGAAACAGGTTTAACGTTTGACGGGAGGTTAGGTGCAGCAACAACAGGCTCTATCTTTGATGCATCAAACTCATACTCACAGCAGTATTTTGCATCTTTATCAGCCTTTATCATTCTGAGAGGTTTTTCTGTTTTGTCTTTTAGCCATTCAAGAACCTTTTCGTCTGCCTCCATTATCGCATTTTTACCACCTGCTTCAATAGCCATGTTTGTAATAGTTAGCCTCTCTTCAACAGGAAGATCCTTTATAGCTTCCCCGTGATACTCCATAGCCTTGTAAAGGGCACCATCAACTCCAATCTCTCCAATTACCGTTAAAACAAAATCCTTTCCACCTACCCATTTCTGTCTTTTTCCATAAAATGTAAATTTCATAGTTTCAGGAACTTTAAGCCATGTTTCTCCGGTGGCAAATATATAAGCTATATCTGTTGATCCAACACCTGTTGAGAAGGCCCCTAATGCCCCATAAGTGCATGTGTGTGAATCAGCACCCATCACAAGATCACCGGGGGCTATAAAACCTTTTTCCGGGAGGATAGTGTGCATAACTCCCGAATCCTGACCTTCAAAATAATTTTTAATCCCCATTTTCTTAGCAAAATCCCTTGAGATCTTTATCTGCTGGGCAGACAGAATATCTTTAGGTGGAAAGAAATGATCCATAACCAGAGCTATTTTTTCAGGATTGTGAACCCTATCTATTCCATACTTTTCAAGCTGTTTTATAGCAAGCGGTGCTGTTATGTCGTTTGCTATGGCGAGATCAACTTTGACGGTAACCAGCTCCCCCGGCTCCACATAATCTCTTCCAGCGTGTTCTGCCAGTATTTTTTCTGTTAATGTCATTCCCATTTACAGCCTCCTGAAAACTGTTTTTAAAAAAATTAGTTATATATTTTAAACCTTTTTATGATTAATTACATCTTTGATTTGCAAATCTGTTAAAATATCATATAATGTTAAGGCTTTAAACGGATGGGTGCCCGAGCGGCCGAAGGGGCAGCACTGGAAATGCTGTGTACCGTTCATCGGTACCGTGGGTTCAAATCCCACCCCATCCGCCAGAGGAATAAGAAAAAAAATTGCCGGGTCCCTCCGGGCAGGGACTGGTGAACCCCGCCAGGCCCGGAAGGGAGCAACGGTAAGCCAGAA from Persephonella sp. includes the following:
- the leuC gene encoding 3-isopropylmalate dehydratase large subunit; its protein translation is MGMTLTEKILAEHAGRDYVEPGELVTVKVDLAIANDITAPLAIKQLEKYGIDRVHNPEKIALVMDHFFPPKDILSAQQIKISRDFAKKMGIKNYFEGQDSGVMHTILPEKGFIAPGDLVMGADSHTCTYGALGAFSTGVGSTDIAYIFATGETWLKVPETMKFTFYGKRQKWVGGKDFVLTVIGEIGVDGALYKAMEYHGEAIKDLPVEERLTITNMAIEAGGKNAIMEADEKVLEWLKDKTEKPLRMIKADKDAKYCCEYEFDASKIEPVVAAPNLPSNVKPVSEVAGKPINQVFIGSCTNGRITDLRIAAQILKGRKVHPDVRCIVIPASDRTYKQALHEGLLEILADAGCLISTSTCGPCLGGHMGILAEGEVCVSTSNRNFTGRMGHPNSEVYLAGPAVAAASAVLGRIAHPEEVMGTKAEAVV